The Geminocystis sp. M7585_C2015_104 genome includes a region encoding these proteins:
- a CDS encoding peroxiredoxin, translating into MGVIERVPDVVFKTRVRDESIGGPNPYRWQDVTTQEIFGGKKVIVFSLPGAFTPTCSSNHLPRYEELYDEFKALGIDEIYCLSVNDAFVMFNWAKQLGISKVKMLPDGNGEFTRKMGMLVDKSNLGFGYRSWRYSMLVNDGKIEKIFVEPGYSDNCPTDPFEVSDADTMLAYLKGEQPKGVSAPRREFVG; encoded by the coding sequence ATGGGAGTAATCGAACGAGTACCAGATGTAGTTTTCAAAACCCGTGTAAGAGATGAGTCCATAGGGGGACCTAATCCCTATCGTTGGCAAGATGTTACCACCCAGGAAATCTTTGGGGGGAAAAAAGTAATAGTTTTCTCCCTCCCCGGCGCCTTCACCCCTACCTGTTCCTCTAACCACCTCCCCCGCTATGAGGAGTTGTACGACGAGTTCAAGGCCCTAGGCATTGACGAAATTTATTGCCTTTCTGTCAACGATGCCTTCGTAATGTTTAACTGGGCCAAACAACTGGGCATTAGTAAGGTGAAAATGTTGCCCGATGGCAATGGTGAATTCACCCGCAAAATGGGGATGTTGGTAGACAAGTCCAACTTGGGCTTCGGTTACAGATCCTGGCGTTATTCTATGCTAGTCAATGACGGTAAGATTGAGAAAATCTTTGTCGAACCAGGTTACTCTGACAACTGCCCCACTGACCCCTTTGAAGTCTCCGACGCCGACACCATGTTGGCCTATCTGAAAGGGGAACAACCTAAGGGTGTTTCTGCTCCTCGTAGAGAGTTTGTAGGCTAG
- a CDS encoding TldD/PmbA family protein, giving the protein MTAEKLLELARKKGIKDVEVYQVESVSRPIVFSANRLKQMESSQVSGIALRLWYEGKSGLAVAYGEAPGEELIDKAISVAQCKEEEEEVLLNERNCLVYNSLQEDLPLATKDEQVINQCRQAIEKILNYYPEAIVGIEAEWEKETTTLVNSRGLYCQQTDLSYSVSMGVELVRDENFLGVYDGEYARHLVSLQGTTNRILERLSWAKENKWGIKGILPVLFTPNGAVTLWETVSSALNGKLVLEKSSPWSDRLGEQVLSSLITLSQKPDFQPYDCPFDDEGTPTQPLTLIDRGVLNCFYTDKKTAKLLKINNTGNGFRPSLANYPSPDLVNLVVAAGDKSFEELAAGMEYGIVVDQVLGGGADISGDFSVNLDLGYLVREGEIVARLKDTMLTGNVYQCLQEVVALGNDSRWVGSCYTPSILVEGLSVVSENR; this is encoded by the coding sequence ATGACAGCAGAAAAACTATTAGAATTAGCCAGAAAAAAAGGCATAAAAGATGTAGAGGTCTATCAGGTAGAATCCGTATCCCGGCCGATAGTTTTTTCGGCAAACCGGCTAAAACAGATGGAGAGCTCTCAGGTTTCAGGGATAGCATTGCGTTTATGGTATGAAGGGAAATCAGGGTTAGCGGTCGCCTACGGAGAGGCTCCTGGAGAGGAGTTAATTGATAAGGCTATATCTGTTGCCCAGTGTAAGGAGGAAGAGGAAGAGGTACTGTTAAACGAAAGGAATTGTCTAGTTTACAATAGTCTCCAAGAGGATTTACCCTTGGCAACAAAAGACGAACAGGTGATAAATCAGTGTCGTCAGGCCATAGAGAAAATATTGAATTACTACCCAGAGGCAATAGTAGGGATAGAGGCAGAATGGGAAAAGGAAACCACCACCCTAGTTAACTCCCGCGGCTTGTACTGTCAACAGACCGACTTGAGTTATAGTGTTTCCATGGGGGTAGAGTTGGTGCGGGACGAGAACTTTTTAGGGGTTTATGATGGGGAGTACGCCCGCCACCTGGTCAGTTTACAGGGGACTACTAACAGGATTTTAGAAAGACTATCGTGGGCAAAGGAAAACAAGTGGGGAATAAAAGGCATCCTGCCAGTACTGTTTACCCCCAATGGGGCAGTAACCTTATGGGAGACAGTAAGCTCGGCCCTCAATGGCAAACTGGTTCTTGAAAAGTCCTCCCCCTGGAGTGACCGTCTTGGAGAACAAGTATTGTCCTCTCTTATAACCCTAAGTCAAAAACCGGATTTCCAACCCTATGACTGCCCCTTTGATGATGAAGGTACACCCACACAACCACTAACCCTAATTGACAGGGGGGTGTTAAACTGTTTTTACACCGACAAGAAAACAGCTAAACTGCTAAAAATCAACAATACCGGCAACGGTTTTCGCCCCAGCCTGGCAAATTATCCCAGCCCCGATCTAGTAAACCTAGTAGTGGCTGCCGGGGACAAATCCTTTGAGGAACTGGCGGCCGGTATGGAGTATGGCATTGTTGTAGATCAGGTACTTGGGGGCGGGGCTGATATTTCTGGGGATTTTTCAGTGAATCTGGATTTGGGTTATCTAGTCAGAGAAGGGGAAATTGTGGCTAGACTGAAGGATACCATGTTGACGGGGAATGTGTATCAGTGTTTGCAGGAGGTTGTGGCTTTAGGCAATGATTCCAGATGGGTTGGGTCCTGTTATACCCCCTCTATACTAGTAGAAGGACTATCAGTGGTGTCAGAGAACAGATAA
- a CDS encoding VOC family protein — translation MHHFSIRTADIMKAISFYQLLGFEVREKFTTGYTLACWLEGEGGRLELLQIPQPKPAPDPFHDEHYVGYYHLSLDITDKGIDLLAWLNILAGKCLQLNKENPHFPPLKVLLPPQQQMIENQVYEVAFIADTDNLPIEILRRLK, via the coding sequence ATACATCATTTTTCCATACGCACTGCCGACATAATGAAAGCTATCAGCTTTTACCAGTTATTGGGGTTTGAGGTGAGGGAAAAGTTCACTACGGGTTATACCCTTGCCTGTTGGTTGGAGGGAGAGGGTGGTAGGTTAGAATTGTTACAAATACCACAACCCAAACCCGCACCAGACCCCTTTCATGATGAACACTATGTGGGATACTATCATCTCTCCCTTGATATTACCGACAAGGGGATAGATTTATTGGCTTGGTTGAACATTTTAGCTGGTAAATGTCTTCAGTTGAACAAAGAAAATCCCCATTTCCCCCCTTTAAAAGTTCTCTTGCCTCCACAACAGCAGATGATTGAGAATCAAGTCTATGAGGTGGCTTTTATTGCAGACACTGATAACCTCCCCATAGAGATTCTACGACGACTCAAATAG
- a CDS encoding TIGR02652 family protein: protein MTELNLQYPIFGPQIKCPHCRQLIDAITLTDCYLCPRHGAFEADPETETLIHLQSGRRWRLWDGKWYRQHTHPDGIRFEIHEALDRLYTEGYRATKVIIAHRYYDLISSYLEKSGGWGTDQETKLYKLYGLPVEFSDKFSDDPAWEVINFVLEKEKGTPPRYPYFRLFE from the coding sequence ATGACAGAACTGAATCTACAGTATCCCATCTTCGGACCGCAAATTAAATGCCCCCACTGCCGTCAACTTATAGATGCCATCACCCTCACCGATTGCTATCTATGCCCCCGTCATGGCGCCTTTGAGGCCGATCCAGAAACCGAAACCCTCATCCACCTCCAATCCGGCAGACGTTGGCGACTCTGGGATGGCAAGTGGTATCGTCAACATACTCATCCCGATGGTATTCGCTTTGAAATTCATGAGGCTCTAGATCGTCTTTATACTGAAGGTTATCGTGCTACAAAAGTAATAATTGCTCATAGGTATTATGACTTAATAAGTTCTTATCTAGAAAAGAGTGGGGGATGGGGTACAGATCAGGAAACCAAGTTGTATAAGTTATACGGTTTGCCAGTAGAGTTTAGTGATAAATTCTCCGACGATCCTGCCTGGGAGGTTATCAACTTTGTCCTGGAGAAGGAAAAGGGTACTCCCCCCCGTTATCCCTATTTTCGTCTGTTTGAGTAG
- a CDS encoding ABC transporter ATP-binding protein: MEFEKVSFSYPCSHKPAVENISLAIQQGKRYALIGRNGCGKTTLLRLANGLYRPQKGVIRWRGKQLDYTGPCLRQWRQNVGLVFQNPEQQLVATTVVEDLSYGLCNLGLPPTEVARRVEEALDTFQLREIAHQPVNYLSLGEKKRLALADVMILKPKLLLLDEPMAYLDYVQRAELKTQLYKIHREGTTIVVATHDLDFAYGWADEIIMLDKGRLVSVSF; this comes from the coding sequence ATGGAATTCGAGAAAGTGAGTTTTAGTTATCCTTGTAGCCATAAACCGGCAGTGGAAAACATATCCCTAGCCATACAACAAGGAAAACGTTATGCCCTGATAGGTAGAAATGGCTGTGGCAAAACTACCCTCCTACGACTGGCTAATGGGTTGTATCGTCCACAAAAAGGTGTTATCCGTTGGCGTGGCAAACAGTTGGATTATACTGGCCCCTGTTTAAGGCAATGGCGACAAAATGTGGGGCTGGTTTTTCAAAATCCCGAACAACAATTAGTGGCTACTACGGTGGTAGAAGATTTGTCCTATGGCTTGTGTAATTTGGGTTTGCCTCCCACGGAGGTAGCCAGAAGGGTAGAGGAGGCTTTAGATACTTTCCAGTTGAGAGAAATTGCTCACCAGCCGGTTAATTATCTCAGTCTGGGAGAAAAGAAAAGACTTGCTCTCGCCGATGTTATGATATTAAAACCCAAATTGTTGCTTTTAGATGAGCCTATGGCCTATTTAGACTATGTGCAAAGGGCAGAATTGAAAACTCAACTGTACAAAATACACCGGGAAGGGACAACTATAGTAGTGGCTACCCACGATTTGGATTTTGCCTATGGCTGGGCGGATGAAATTATAATGTTGGACAAGGGTCGACTGGTGTCGGTGTCGTTCTAG
- the cbiQ gene encoding cobalt ECF transporter T component CbiQ codes for MHHRIDALAYINRLRDYPPHQKLVFAFMLFSLGYIAPLHLQMVITLWLAVWIVVYAGIPWQLYAQLLTVPLFFGLTSSLALVFNMGHLPQAAATKDVLLGVGAGHFFLYVTLQGLYQALQAIVRSVTITSTMYFVLLTVPFAQLVTVMRKWGCPPLITELLFLTYRFIFILAEITTEMLTAQRARLGYINCKRGLYSLSLVVSQLLHRTIEEYKEISLGLISRGYNGKLTVWSERGYHPQKRYLFEALAGYTLLLVTTVMHYSR; via the coding sequence ATGCACCACCGAATCGATGCCCTGGCTTATATTAACAGACTTAGAGACTATCCCCCCCACCAAAAACTGGTTTTTGCCTTCATGCTGTTTTCACTGGGATATATTGCTCCCCTACACCTGCAAATGGTAATTACCCTCTGGCTGGCAGTTTGGATTGTGGTTTATGCCGGTATTCCCTGGCAATTATACGCCCAACTTTTGACTGTGCCTTTGTTTTTTGGCCTCACCAGTAGTCTGGCGTTAGTATTCAATATGGGCCACCTTCCCCAGGCAGCTGCCACTAAAGACGTCCTGCTGGGAGTTGGGGCGGGGCATTTTTTTCTCTATGTTACTCTACAGGGACTATATCAAGCACTACAAGCTATAGTGAGGAGTGTGACAATAACCAGCACCATGTATTTCGTGCTCCTGACAGTGCCCTTTGCCCAACTGGTAACGGTGATGAGAAAGTGGGGTTGCCCCCCACTTATCACTGAGTTGTTATTCCTGACCTATCGCTTTATATTCATTTTGGCAGAAATAACCACAGAAATGCTGACAGCCCAAAGAGCCCGTCTAGGATATATTAACTGCAAAAGAGGATTATACAGTCTAAGTCTAGTAGTCAGTCAACTATTGCATCGTACTATTGAAGAGTACAAGGAAATCTCATTGGGTTTGATTTCCAGGGGCTACAATGGAAAATTAACAGTATGGAGTGAGAGAGGCTATCATCCCCAAAAACGCTATCTTTTCGAGGCCTTGGCTGGCTATACCCTATTACTGGTTACCACGGTGATGCACTACAGCCGATGA
- a CDS encoding energy-coupling factor ABC transporter substrate-binding protein, with amino-acid sequence MSGNNKGVSGLENWLLMGVVLCLALFPLVFVKGEFEGADSQAEEAVTAINPSYRPWAENLFKPASGEIESFLFALQAGIGAGTIGYVLGYYRGKKR; translated from the coding sequence ATGAGCGGGAATAATAAGGGTGTAAGTGGGTTGGAAAACTGGCTGTTAATGGGGGTGGTACTATGTCTTGCCCTTTTTCCCCTAGTCTTTGTCAAGGGGGAATTCGAAGGCGCAGACAGTCAGGCAGAAGAGGCGGTAACAGCCATAAACCCCTCTTATAGACCTTGGGCGGAAAATTTGTTTAAACCTGCCAGTGGGGAAATAGAAAGTTTTTTGTTTGCCCTCCAGGCTGGCATAGGGGCGGGTACTATTGGCTATGTGTTAGGATACTACAGAGGCAAGAAGCGCTAA